The Streptococcus sp. oral taxon 431 nucleotide sequence GATAATCGAAATGGGATGTCCTAGATTATCCAAAGGTTTCATAGAATTGACATCAATACCAACGCATTTTTCACCTAAAAGTTCGACCAACTCTGGGTTCCCACGGCCACGCTTATGACCTGGCACATCAAAAGGTACAATCCTTTTCTTTCGTAACTTAACTAACCCCTCATAAATGGGAGCTTGGTTCTGATTTAACATTATAAAGACATACTCCTTTACTGTATTTTTCACACCTTAATTAAACTTAGGCGCCAAGGATACTTATGAAAAAAGAGCAGGTTGGCACCTGCTCTACAATCTACTGACGTGTTTATGTTTGTTTCTTTTGAGTATGTCTGTTCCTGATGTTTCCTAACTCTCTAGTAGCAAATATTACGTACTTTATTGATCGTTTCACAAGATGACGTGTGCTTTCACCACACTAACAAATGTATACGAATTAGAACTAATGTTCTAACATCAACTTATAAAAGTAGGCTTTTAACCCTATCAATAATGTGGCTTTTCAACCACGCTTCGGCATTCAACCCTGCCTGTCCGTAGGCATTTTTTACTCGGGTTTATATTTGCTAGAAAACATCATCTCATTTTCTAAGCTTCATTACTATATCATGTTTTCAGAGACTTGTAAAGTATTTTTAGAACTTTTTTAAAATAATTTAATATTTAGTTCGTGTAATTTATTCAACCCAGAAATAGAAATCGTTTTAAATTAAAATCAAAAACAAAAAAAGGAACTAAATAAATTAATTCCTTTAGATAGTCATAAACAAAGCTAACTATTCAAAATCGTATTTACTCATCACGCGCTACTTTGGCAGCTAGTTCAAAATCAGTCATCAAATAATTTTCATCTAGACGGATAAGACTATAATATTCATTCCAAAATAGAGAGTCACTGTTACTTGACCACTGTAATCCATACCACAATTGAGTGACATCACTTGTATGTGATGGGGGGATTGACCATAGATGCTTTTTAAAAGTTTCTTGAACAAGTGGAACATCCAGTCGACTAGTCAAGTCGAGTTCATCCAATTTCAAAATTATAGAATGTTCTTTAGCTGCTTCAATGCTATCCTTGTTAAATCGAACCTGAATAACCTTAGAATCTTCTAGAACCACGTCCTTATCTTCTGCCCCGTAAAAGGAAATACTCCCAAGAACTATGCCATCTTTTGCAAAGAGATAGGGAGCGTATGGGACAGCATTACTATCAAGCCTGAAGCCTTTTTCAATGGTGACTGTTTTATTACCTGCATACTTTTGGAAACTTCCATCTGTCAGGAGGTATTCGTAGTCGCTAGCACCATCTCCCTGTCTTACATAGATATCAAATCCAGCTTCCATCAGATCACTTACTTTGGTTTCTGCTAAAATGATTTTACTTTCATTAATTTGCAAAATTGGTGCTTGAGGTGGCAAACCAATCGTGAGATGAAACATGACTCCTACTAGAAAGACCATCAAGGTTATAAGGAGGGCAAGTAAAGACTTTCCAGTCCTTTTTCTTGCATTGAAAAGGGCCATTAGAGCAGGTAGGAGGATCATTTTGGCTAAAATAGAATTCCCCACACCACCTCTATTTAAGGTCTGAAAGGCAAACATCCCTGCAATTGCAATCAGTGTCAGGTAGACCAAAATCTCACCTAGACCCAGTTTTTCTGTTCGAGTTTGTTGATTTACAGGAGTTTCGTACAATGACTGTCCATTCTCTTTCCTCTTTTTTAGAAAGAGATAAAAGCCCAGACCGAGTAGCAGATTAAAAATTGCAAAAGCAATTAAAGTACCTATAATCACCGTTCTACCCATGGCTCTCTACTCCTTTATCTTCTCTCTCAATTCTTATCTTTCTCTTTAATGTCCAATTCCCAACTAATAAAACCACTAAGAAGAAGGGGCCGCCTTCTATCAGTACAATCGGTAAAGCCACTAGAGCAATCATCAAAAAACTAGCTTTCTTTTGACGCCAACTACCGCCCCATTCTCCGTTTATCAGTTCACCTAAATAATCGATGTAGTCAGTATACATCATAAACAAAGGATTTTGGAAATCACTGGTCTTAAGGTAAATGAACATAGCAGAATTTAGCAAAACATAAAGAATTCCAAGGATTAGAATAATCTTTTGACTAGTTCGAGTAGCCTCTAGAACGATTTTTTCTCTCTTCTCTGGTTTTATTTCCTTGAGACTTGGATTCTTACAAGAGAGTTTTTCAAATCTATAGACCAGAAAACGGTAGAGATAATACTTTTTTATATCACGCTTCATAACCCCCCCAATCTAGGAAGGACACTCAATTATAAATCATGGTTTAAACATCTAATTTCAAGGAATTTCCTTCCAAATAGACGGCTTTTGACTCAGTGATTTTGATTTTTTGATCTTCTGAAAAGCCAATGGTTTCACCGTCCTTTAAGGTGACATCACTGCCTAAAACATACTGAAGAATAGACAAGAGGAAATAATATAAGTCATCGCTATTCATAGGAGACTCGATAATTTCAATCTCAGTTCTTCCAAACTCTTTCAAACCATAAGTGTAAATACTAGTTTTATCTCCCTGGTTGATAATTCCCATGTAAATCCAGAGTTGAAGGGGAAGCATTTCTTCTTTCAAAAGGTCAGCCAGGTCTAGATAAAGATCTTTGGGCAAGAGCAAGGTGGTAGAACCCTGATAAATACCAATAGCTAATTGACTAGTTTTTAGGATAGAGGCATTGACTTTAGTTAACAGGGAATAAGTTTCTACTGGCGAAAGATTGTCAGACAAAATAGAAACAATAGCATGCTGTGTGTGCTCCTGTGTTTCCTTCTCAACATCCTGCCAGAGGTAAGAATAGGCATACAATTTTTCAAATTCTTGACTTGGGATGGGAAGATCCATCAAAGCCAGCGCAACGAGAGCACCATCAATCACAAAGGTTGCACTAGAATCATCCCCAGAAACTTCAGAAATTTCAAGTCCCCAGTGAGATTTCAATTCCTGAATGACCTGGTCGAAAGAATAGGCTTGATTGCCTTTGAAAAGAGGCATGGACAAGATCAGTTGTTTTTTCTTCTCTGACTTTTCTTTCTTACTAGTAAATAGATTTTTTAAAAAATTCACAGGACTTCTCCTTTTTCTCATATCAGTTGGAAAGCAAAGCTCTCTTACTCAAAGTAAGTCGCCATACCAAGTTTCCTCATCCTCAAAACCGTAAAATTTCTCATCAAGTAGCCAATTTCCATCCACCAATCTAAGTACAAACTGATGCTTCATTTCTAAAGCTTCTTGATAATGGGTGATGACTCTTGCTTCTTCAGCTTTTGTCATGATAAAATCTACAGAAAAATCATTCTTTTGAACATAGTTATACTCACTTGGAGAGCTATAAGAAATTCGAACTCCTCCTTCCAAGTAATTTTGAGTCACTCGTCCAGTTAGAAGTTGCATTTGCCTCTGAAAATAGTCATCCATAAGTTCATTCCACTTGGGATGAATTTGATTTGCTGGGATGCCAAGGCGTTCTTTTTCCTTATCCAGTGCTCTGTTACGCTCAAAAATTTCCTCTTCTAACAAGGTTAAACTTTTGAGTAAATCAAGCAAGGGTGGGATGATTATTTCCGCCATAGCTCGATAGTTTTCAGGGGTATTTTTATAGTTCACTCTCATGATAACTCTCTTAACTCTCCTGGATTAATTGCTTTACTTCTATGTCTGAAAGTTGTCCATCCATGTAGAGTTTCCTAAGTAAATCTTTATCTACAGTAATTTCATAATAGTCAGTCACAAACTCATGAAATCTCTCAAAGCTATCAAAAAGGTAAGAAAGCAACCATTCTCCACCATCCTGGCCTTGGTAAGTCTGTTGATGCGCGTGACCATCATACCAGATAAAGAAGGTTGTTTCATCTTTTTGTTCTTCTGAATAAAGTGAGACATACTTTTCATCTAGTCCTTTAT carries:
- a CDS encoding DUF4261 domain-containing protein → MNFLKNLFTSKKEKSEKKKQLILSMPLFKGNQAYSFDQVIQELKSHWGLEISEVSGDDSSATFVIDGALVALALMDLPIPSQEFEKLYAYSYLWQDVEKETQEHTQHAIVSILSDNLSPVETYSLLTKVNASILKTSQLAIGIYQGSTTLLLPKDLYLDLADLLKEEMLPLQLWIYMGIINQGDKTSIYTYGLKEFGRTEIEIIESPMNSDDLYYFLLSILQYVLGSDVTLKDGETIGFSEDQKIKITESKAVYLEGNSLKLDV